A window of Diospyros lotus cultivar Yz01 chromosome 14, ASM1463336v1, whole genome shotgun sequence contains these coding sequences:
- the LOC127790945 gene encoding receptor-like protein 13: MSTNGFKGDIPSSLGDLTSLQILDLSNNRLSGKIPVHLAKASTIFRSGIGNLSQLQTLLLKNNSFEGNIPNQICHLSSLTVIDLSWNNFFGDIPHCLHTADTKTTSIPTIYFWDLEVTSLFDAFKLKIKIGNFENQIEFTTKGITLFYKGVPLDLFSAIDLSNNKLTGCIPPGIGNFRHIKSLNLSHNNLIGPIPATFSNLENIESLDLSYNSLQGNIPYELTGLHFLESFNVSYNNLSGRIPQGPNQFQTFDGSSYIGNPLLCREEVPNSCNSPMPTASPNNSSEVEFSFIEMGTFYTSFAGSYLTMLLVIAGILYINPHWRQVWFHFVDVFITSCYYFVTFGRSKPGSYISDHPSKEGSVCYVTRF; encoded by the exons ATGTCTACAAATGGCTTTAAAGGTGATATTCCTTCCTCGTTGGGTGACCTAACCTCTCTACAAATTCTAGATTTATCAAACAATAGATTATCTGGAAAAATACCAGTGCATTTGGCCAAGGCTT CAACGATATTCCGAAGTGGCATTGGCAACCTCTCCCAGCTGCAAACGCTTCTCttgaaaaataatagttttgagggaaatattccaaatcaaatatGCCACCTGTCGAGCTTGACCGTCATTGATCTTTCTTGGAACAACTTCTTTGGTGATATTCCACATTGCTTGCATACTGCCGATACAAAAACGACTTCCAtaccaacaatttatttttgggatcTAGAAGTCACATCATTATTTGATGCTttcaaactcaaaataaaaataggtaaTTTCGAGAATCAAATAGAGTTCACAACAAAAGGAATAACTCTGTTTTACAAAGGAGTTCCTCTAGACCTCTTCTCAGCAATTGATCTCTCAAATAACAAATTGACTGGTTGTATACCACCTGGAATTGGCAATTTTCGCCATATCAAATCATTGAACTTGTCCCACAACAACTTGATTGGACCGATCCCTGCAACTTTCTCAAACTTGGAGAACATAGAGAGCTTGGATCTTTCCTACAACAGCTTGCAAGGGAATATCCCTTATGAACTCACAGGTTTACACTTTCTGGAAAGCTTCAATGTGTCTTACAACAACTTAAGTGGAAGGATACCTCAGGGACCAAACCAATTTCAAACTTTTGATGGGAGTAGCTACATTGGAAATCCACTCCTTTGTAGAGAAGAAGTTCCAAATAGTTGCAATTCGCCCATGCCAACAGCATCACCCAACAATAGCAGTGAAGTGGAATTCAGCTTTATTGAGATGGGCACTTTCTATACGAGCTTTGCAGGGTCTTACTTGACTATGTTACTAGTTATTGCAGGAATTTTGTACATAAATCCTCATTGGAGACAAGTATGGTTCCATTTCGTTGACGTTTTCATCACCTCTTGCTACTACTTCGTTACCTTTGGAAGATCAAAGCCAGGTTCCTACATAAGCGATCACCCATCTAAAGAAGGTTCAGT